TCTAAGTCTTGAATTTGTATCGGGGCTAGATCCACCATTTTTAACAGCTACAACGATTTCTTTACCTAGTTTAGTAAAAATTTTACCTCTTTTTGCATCTGTCTTACCCTTTTTCGCTTGAATGTTATGCCACTTTGAGTGTCCTGACATGTGTTTTCCTCCTTACTTTAATTTAAATACATAGTTTTTAATAAATAAATGTACAATTCATTATAATTTAAATGCTATATGTTTATACAGATTTTTATTATTACTTATTTTAAAATTAATTGATTTATTTCGAAATATAAAATTCACAAAAATTATACCACATTTTGAACAAATTCACAATATATACTGAGCTCATGCATAAATAGGCTCATCCTCCAGTTTATACTGTAGAAATATACTAAACTTAAATAAATGCATGACCTTCATTTCGACTGGCTATACGCATAAGTGTAGTTTTCACCGAGGGCACCTATATTTTCAAATAAAGTCTATTTCCTTCTTTAAAATAAATTTCTTCTTTACTTTTTCGAACTATTACTTTCCCATTTGTAGCTTCTACAATTTCATTTTCTATATCATTTGAAATTGTCTTTTCTGATAATATATATACAGTTACTTTATCGCTATATTCTGTATCCTCTATGTGCCAAGAATTTTGTCCGCATATATGTTGAATCTTTCCAAATAAATCATATTCTATTTCAAAACTTAATTTTAGTCCCTCAACCTTTTCTACAATACCTGCAGCTTTTATGGCAATGCTCGCCCCTTTTATATATGCTCTTGTTAATCCTCCAGTACCTAAAAGTATTCCGCCAAAATATCTAGTAACCACAACTGCACAATCTGTTATTCTACTTTTCTTCATTACTTCAAGAATAGGTATTCCTGCTGTTCCTTGTGGTTCTCCATCATCAGAATATCTTTGAATATTCATATTACTTCCAATAATATAAGCAAAGCAATTATGCCTAGCTTGTTTATGCATATTTTTTATTTGATTTACAAAAGCTTTAGCTTCTTCTTCATTTTCAACTCTTTTTGCATATCCAATAAACTCTGATTTCTTTTCTTCAAATCTATCTTCACCGAAATCTCTTATTGTAATATAGGACATCTATACATAACCCCTTTCCAATTAACAATGCGCAGTTCACAATGTACAATTACAGTAGAAATCTTTATAAGACTTCTTAAAATATATATTTTAAGTTACGTAGTAACTTGTTCCTCAATTGTGAATTGTGAAAATTATATAATCTCATCTATATTATATAATATTGAATTAGTCAACAGTTTATTCATTAATCATCTGATTTAGATTGATTCTTAACCTTTTCATAAATCAGTTCTTCTTTAAGTATTCTCATACCCTTTTCAATCTTAAGTTTATCAGTTTGATAAAATGCTATTCTAAAAGAATCTTGTCCATCATTTTTTGATGTAAAAAACATAACGGCCGGAGTAATATATACATTTCTTTGTCTAAGTCGCATAAAAAGCTCCTTTGTATTCATCATATAATTTTCATTTAAAGTTAAATAAAAATTTAAACCTCCCTTTGGATCTTTATATGTTAATATGTCTTTAAATTCATTATCTAATAAGGATTTCATATATGTATATCTCTTTATATATTCATCATTTAAAATTTTTATATTTTTCTTCCATTTGTTATCTGAAATATATAGTTCTAATGCTCTTTGCATTAAGCTTGAAGTTGTTATATCTGTGTTATGTTTAGAACTTTGAAGTATTTCTCTCAAGATTGTTGGTGCTACTAGATATCCTAATCTTATTCCTGGAAGAAATATTTTTGAAAAACTTTTTATATAAATAACCCTGTCATTTTTATCAAGCCATTTAAATGGTATATATTCTAAGGAATTTTCATATATAAGTTCTGATAAATAATCATCTTCAATTATGTAAAAATCATAAATCTCTGCAAGCTCTAAAATTCTTTTTTTCTTTTTTAAGCTATAACTTGTTCCTGTTGGATTTTGAAAATAACTCATTGTATAAAAACATCTTATTTCATTTTTTTGAAGTATTTTTTCAAATTTAACTAAGTTTATTCCATCTTCTTCAATTGGTACTTCAAATAAATTAACCTTTCTCCATTTAAAAACTGATAATGCACCTGCATATGTTGGCTTTTCAACTATTATATTATCATTTATATTTAATATTCCCTTAGAAGCTATATCAATTCCTTGTTGAGCTCCGGATACAATTATTATATCTTCATTATTTAATTTATAATCCCAAAATACCTTGTTTATTGTATATATCAGATTAGTGTATCCATTTCTATTATCAGAAAGCAATGCATTAGCACCATCTCTTTCTAAAACTTCATT
The DNA window shown above is from Clostridium beijerinckii and carries:
- a CDS encoding YigZ family protein; this encodes MSYITIRDFGEDRFEEKKSEFIGYAKRVENEEEAKAFVNQIKNMHKQARHNCFAYIIGSNMNIQRYSDDGEPQGTAGIPILEVMKKSRITDCAVVVTRYFGGILLGTGGLTRAYIKGASIAIKAAGIVEKVEGLKLSFEIEYDLFGKIQHICGQNSWHIEDTEYSDKVTVYILSEKTISNDIENEIVEATNGKVIVRKSKEEIYFKEGNRLYLKI
- a CDS encoding GntR family transcriptional regulator; protein product: MDIYKDFKFKDDEVPKYIQVANFIKNLIDKREIKEGDKLSTIRELSKKLGVNNVTIVSAYNKLKAEGYAYQKVGSGSYAKRKEITSNFRREYSKTLKKISMEDLTDVVDFTGETTSEVLFPIDDLKHIINEVLERDGANALLSDNRNGYTNLIYTINKVFWDYKLNNEDIIIVSGAQQGIDIASKGILNINDNIIVEKPTYAGALSVFKWRKVNLFEVPIEEDGINLVKFEKILQKNEIRCFYTMSYFQNPTGTSYSLKKKKRILELAEIYDFYIIEDDYLSELIYENSLEYIPFKWLDKNDRVIYIKSFSKIFLPGIRLGYLVAPTILREILQSSKHNTDITTSSLMQRALELYISDNKWKKNIKILNDEYIKRYTYMKSLLDNEFKDILTYKDPKGGLNFYLTLNENYMMNTKELFMRLRQRNVYITPAVMFFTSKNDGQDSFRIAFYQTDKLKIEKGMRILKEELIYEKVKNQSKSDD